The Ignavibacteriota bacterium genome has a window encoding:
- a CDS encoding FixH family protein has translation MSKTTKNRWPLGIVLVIAVFLVVMLSVTGYLMTQDVNLVTDTYYEKELGYQTRIKAMERTRALGRDAGFVTTPGAIIVQYPRAMASMAGEGHVLLYRPSDRSADRSLPIVADSAAQQAMPFTHLSSGLWRIQVQWTMRGEEYYMEQPFMVP, from the coding sequence ATGAGTAAGACAACCAAGAACCGCTGGCCGCTCGGCATCGTCCTGGTGATCGCCGTCTTTCTGGTGGTGATGCTCAGCGTGACGGGCTATCTGATGACGCAGGATGTGAATCTGGTGACGGACACGTACTACGAGAAAGAGCTCGGGTACCAGACGCGGATCAAGGCGATGGAGCGGACACGCGCGCTGGGCCGGGATGCCGGTTTCGTCACCACACCCGGAGCGATCATCGTGCAGTATCCCCGCGCTATGGCATCGATGGCGGGGGAAGGGCATGTACTGCTGTACCGTCCTTCCGACCGGTCGGCGGATCGTTCTCTGCCGATCGTGGCCGACAGCGCCGCACAGCAGGCGATGCCGTTCACGCACCTCTCGTCCGGCCTGTGGCGCATCCAGGTCCAGTGGACCATGCGAGGCGAAGAATACTACATGGAACAACCATTCATGGTGCCGTGA
- the ccoN gene encoding cytochrome-c oxidase, cbb3-type subunit I, with protein sequence MEIQTFSYDNRIVRNFAIASVGWGFIGMLVGLLVAFDLVFPSWNLSLPYTTFGRIRPIHTNAVIFAFVGNAIFMGVYYSLPRLCKTPMFSPLLSKIHFWGWQSIILLAAVTLALGITTSKEYAELEWPIDILIALIWVVFIINMFGTIFKRRERHMYVGIWFYIATVVTVAVLHIVNSFENPVSLFKSYSLYAGVQDALVQWWYGHNAVAFFLTTPYLGLMYYFLPKAANRPVYSYRLSIVHFWSLIFLYIWAGPHHLLYTSLPDWAQSLGTVFSIMLIAPSWGGMINGLLTLRGAWDKVREDAVLKFMVVAVTAYGMATFEGPMLSLKNVNAIMHYTDWIVAHVHVGALGWNGFLTFGILYWLVPKMWNTQLYSKKLANVHFWIATLGIVFYAVAMYTSGLTQSLLWKQFTAIGTLQYPNFLETVLRISPLYAVRAVGGTLYLTGFVIMAYNLVKTAKQGAFIAEEQVQAPALAPEDPQHKESKHRWIEKKPIQFAVLALVLVLIGGLVEIIPTFIVKSNVPTIASVKPYTPLEVEGRDIYIREGCNNCHSQMVRPFRSETERYGEYSKAGEYVYDHPFLWGSKRTGPDLHRVGGKYPHFWHYLHMNDPTSMSPGSLMPPYPWLLTDDLDVSSLEAKISALRGVGVPYPAGYEQRAPEELRLQAEQIAAELMKSGAPAEPNKEIIALIAYLQRLGTDIKVPTKQ encoded by the coding sequence ATGGAGATACAGACCTTCTCGTACGACAACCGGATCGTGCGTAATTTCGCCATCGCGTCGGTCGGATGGGGTTTCATCGGGATGCTCGTGGGGTTGCTCGTCGCGTTCGACCTCGTCTTCCCGTCCTGGAACCTGTCGCTTCCGTATACGACCTTCGGCCGCATACGTCCCATCCACACGAATGCCGTCATCTTTGCGTTCGTCGGGAATGCGATCTTCATGGGCGTCTACTACTCGCTGCCCCGCCTGTGCAAGACACCGATGTTCAGCCCGCTCCTCAGCAAGATCCACTTCTGGGGGTGGCAATCGATCATCCTGCTTGCTGCCGTCACGCTCGCCCTGGGGATCACGACCTCCAAAGAGTACGCCGAGCTCGAGTGGCCGATCGACATCCTCATTGCGCTGATATGGGTGGTGTTCATCATCAATATGTTCGGCACGATCTTCAAACGCCGTGAACGGCATATGTATGTGGGCATCTGGTTCTACATCGCCACGGTCGTCACGGTCGCCGTTCTGCATATCGTGAACTCCTTCGAGAACCCGGTCTCGCTCTTCAAGAGTTACTCGCTGTACGCCGGTGTCCAGGATGCCCTCGTACAGTGGTGGTATGGCCACAATGCCGTCGCCTTCTTCCTGACGACACCGTACCTCGGACTGATGTACTACTTCCTGCCCAAAGCGGCGAACCGGCCGGTCTATTCGTATCGCCTGTCGATCGTCCACTTCTGGTCGCTGATCTTCCTGTACATATGGGCCGGACCGCACCACCTGCTCTACACATCATTGCCTGATTGGGCACAATCGCTCGGGACGGTCTTCTCTATCATGCTCATCGCTCCGTCCTGGGGCGGCATGATCAACGGCCTTCTGACGCTCCGCGGTGCGTGGGACAAGGTGCGTGAGGATGCGGTGCTCAAGTTCATGGTCGTTGCCGTGACCGCGTACGGCATGGCGACGTTCGAAGGGCCGATGCTCTCCCTGAAGAACGTGAATGCCATCATGCATTACACCGACTGGATCGTCGCCCACGTGCATGTCGGCGCGCTCGGTTGGAATGGGTTCCTCACGTTCGGCATCCTGTACTGGCTGGTCCCGAAGATGTGGAACACGCAACTCTATTCAAAGAAGCTTGCGAACGTCCATTTCTGGATCGCCACCCTCGGCATCGTGTTCTATGCCGTGGCCATGTACACCTCCGGCCTGACCCAGTCGCTGCTCTGGAAACAGTTCACCGCCATCGGCACGTTGCAGTATCCGAACTTCCTGGAGACCGTGCTGCGCATCTCTCCGCTCTATGCCGTCCGGGCGGTCGGCGGGACACTGTACCTCACGGGCTTCGTGATCATGGCGTACAACCTGGTCAAGACCGCGAAGCAGGGTGCCTTCATCGCAGAAGAGCAGGTCCAGGCTCCGGCACTTGCACCCGAGGACCCGCAGCACAAGGAGTCGAAACACCGTTGGATCGAGAAGAAACCGATCCAGTTCGCGGTGCTCGCGCTTGTGCTCGTGCTCATTGGCGGGCTTGTTGAGATCATCCCGACCTTCATCGTGAAGAGCAATGTGCCCACCATCGCGAGTGTGAAGCCATACACACCGCTCGAGGTGGAAGGGCGGGACATCTACATCCGGGAAGGGTGCAACAATTGCCACTCCCAGATGGTCCGGCCGTTCCGTTCCGAAACGGAGCGTTATGGCGAATATTCCAAAGCGGGTGAGTATGTGTACGACCATCCGTTCCTGTGGGGATCCAAGCGCACGGGCCCGGATCTCCACCGTGTGGGGGGCAAGTACCCGCATTTCTGGCATTATCTCCATATGAACGATCCGACGTCGATGTCGCCGGGTTCCCTGATGCCGCCGTATCCATGGCTGCTGACGGACGATCTCGATGTCTCGAGCCTCGAGGCCAAGATCTCGGCATTGCGTGGTGTCGGTGTCCCGTACCCTGCCGGCTACGAACAGCGCGCTCCGGAAGAGTTGCGCCTGCAGGCAGAGCAGATCGCGGCTGAACTCATGAAGTCCGGCGCGCCGGCAGAACCGAACAAAGAGATCATCGCGCTGATCGCATACCTCCAACGGCTGGGGACGGATATCAAAGTCCCCACCAAACAATAG
- a CDS encoding sulfite exporter TauE/SafE family protein, with amino-acid sequence MEILAGLMVGLVGSLHCAGMCGPLALALPVPPDARLRYITGRLLYNVGRTVTYMALGAIAGAVGRKLFLAGAQQTVSIVLGVLLLLFALVPSVARWIPGGSSLLDRLTGPVRRAIGSLLQRSSLLAMFLLGLVNGLLPCGLVYMAVAAAMTTGTMMQGVMFMAGFGMGTVPMMLTISLLGKQLQGGLRKRLHAVLPVFSVVVAVLILLRGLNLGIPYVSPKVVEEPQHERMECCEPE; translated from the coding sequence ATGGAGATCCTCGCAGGATTGATGGTGGGCCTTGTTGGCAGTCTGCATTGTGCCGGGATGTGCGGTCCATTGGCGCTGGCATTGCCCGTGCCACCGGACGCGCGGCTACGGTACATCACCGGCCGTCTGCTCTATAATGTCGGGCGCACGGTGACGTACATGGCCCTTGGTGCGATCGCGGGGGCTGTCGGACGGAAGCTCTTCCTGGCGGGTGCGCAGCAGACCGTCTCGATCGTGCTTGGCGTCCTCTTGCTCCTCTTCGCACTGGTGCCGTCGGTCGCACGGTGGATCCCCGGCGGGTCATCCCTTCTCGATCGTCTCACCGGTCCCGTCCGCCGGGCCATCGGCTCGCTTCTTCAACGATCGTCGCTGCTCGCGATGTTTCTGTTGGGGTTGGTGAACGGACTGTTGCCGTGCGGACTGGTGTATATGGCCGTTGCCGCGGCGATGACCACCGGGACGATGATGCAGGGTGTGATGTTCATGGCGGGGTTCGGCATGGGAACCGTGCCGATGATGCTGACGATCTCACTTCTGGGCAAGCAGCTCCAGGGAGGCCTGCGGAAACGGCTTCATGCGGTGCTGCCGGTCTTCAGCGTCGTGGTCGCGGTGTTGATCCTGCTGCGCGGATTGAACCTGGGCATCCCCTATGTGAGCCCGAAGGTCGTGGAGGAGCCGCAGCACGAACGGATGGAGTGTTGCGAACCGGAGTGA
- the ccoG gene encoding cytochrome c oxidase accessory protein CcoG: MTSSEQSGPGPEGSFRDSLGIVSQEGKRRWLFPKAPSGRFHRARIAMSALLLLILFGIPFIKIGNHPFFLFNFLQRKLILFGTVFGPHDFYLVGLSVITGIIFIILFTVVFGRLFCGWICPQTVFMEMVFRKIDYFVEGDHREQARLRASSWNGKKLFRKSVKYAIYAAVSFLIANTLLAYVVGIDELGKLVSEPPANNIGLFTAVVGFSVVFYWIFSWFREQACILVCPYGRLQGVLLDRNSIVIAYDHVRGEPRGKLRRDQVRQEGDCIDCHQCVDVCPTGIDIRNGTQLECVNCTACIDACDTIMDGIKKPRGLIRYASANGITQGAGFRWTARVIGYTAVLAVLIAVLTILLIRRTPLDVTVLRTPGMMFQELPDDRISNVYDLKVLNKMFNDVPVTLRLLEPAGEVEIVGGPLVAPSQGVMQSKVLVVLPQDGIRRMSTPITIGIFADTVLIQRIATTFLGPVKHKKDADHEHEGGHE; encoded by the coding sequence ATGACATCATCAGAACAGAGCGGTCCCGGACCCGAAGGGAGTTTCCGGGACTCGCTCGGCATCGTCAGTCAGGAGGGCAAACGGCGCTGGTTGTTCCCGAAGGCGCCGTCGGGAAGGTTTCACCGGGCGCGTATCGCGATGAGCGCCCTGCTCCTTCTCATTCTCTTCGGCATTCCTTTCATCAAGATCGGCAACCATCCCTTCTTCCTCTTCAACTTCCTCCAGCGAAAACTCATCCTGTTCGGCACGGTGTTCGGGCCGCACGACTTCTATCTCGTCGGGCTTTCGGTCATCACGGGCATCATCTTCATCATCCTCTTCACCGTGGTGTTCGGACGCCTGTTCTGCGGGTGGATCTGCCCGCAAACCGTGTTCATGGAGATGGTCTTCCGCAAGATCGACTATTTTGTTGAAGGGGATCACCGCGAACAGGCACGCCTTCGCGCCTCGTCCTGGAACGGCAAGAAGCTCTTCCGGAAGTCCGTGAAATATGCCATCTATGCTGCGGTCTCCTTCCTGATCGCGAATACCCTTCTCGCGTATGTCGTGGGGATCGACGAACTCGGCAAGCTGGTCAGCGAGCCTCCGGCGAACAATATCGGCCTCTTCACTGCGGTCGTCGGCTTCTCGGTGGTGTTCTACTGGATATTCTCCTGGTTCCGCGAGCAGGCGTGCATCCTGGTCTGTCCGTATGGCCGGCTGCAGGGGGTGTTGCTCGACCGGAACTCGATCGTTATCGCGTATGACCATGTGCGTGGAGAACCGCGTGGGAAGTTGCGCCGCGATCAGGTGCGTCAGGAGGGCGATTGCATCGATTGCCATCAGTGCGTGGATGTGTGTCCGACGGGCATCGACATCCGGAACGGTACGCAGCTTGAATGCGTCAATTGCACGGCATGCATCGATGCCTGCGACACCATCATGGACGGCATCAAGAAGCCGCGCGGGCTGATACGGTACGCCTCGGCGAACGGGATCACGCAGGGGGCAGGGTTCCGATGGACCGCGCGTGTCATCGGCTACACGGCCGTCCTGGCCGTGCTCATTGCCGTGCTCACGATCCTGCTCATCCGGCGCACGCCGCTGGACGTGACCGTCCTGCGAACGCCGGGGATGATGTTCCAGGAACTTCCCGACGACCGCATCAGCAACGTGTACGACCTGAAGGTACTGAACAAGATGTTCAATGATGTACCGGTCACGCTCCGCCTGCTGGAACCGGCAGGCGAGGTGGAGATCGTCGGTGGGCCGCTGGTGGCACCGTCGCAGGGCGTGATGCAGAGCAAGGTCCTTGTCGTCCTTCCGCAGGACGGGATCCGCAGGATGTCCACGCCCATCACCATCGGTATCTTCGCCGATACGGTGCTTATCCAGAGGATCGCGACAACGTTCCTCGGTCCGGTGAAGCACAAGAAGGATGCTGACCATGAGCATGAAGGCGGTCATGAGTAA
- a CDS encoding MerR family transcriptional regulator has protein sequence MKSLGIKKLYYSISEVSKITDLEQYVLRYWESEFDQLKPAKNRAGNRIYTNRDIKLILYIKKLLRDERYTIEGAKQVLKTFTPEVDTGEQLELIDPPKQRTKIKDEQLRADVLETKQFLEDLLKKLN, from the coding sequence ATGAAATCTCTCGGCATAAAAAAGCTGTACTACTCCATCAGTGAGGTGAGCAAGATCACCGATCTGGAGCAGTACGTTCTGCGCTACTGGGAGTCGGAGTTCGACCAGCTGAAGCCGGCCAAGAACCGGGCGGGAAACCGCATCTACACGAACCGCGACATCAAGCTTATCCTCTACATCAAGAAGCTCCTGCGCGATGAGCGGTACACCATCGAAGGGGCAAAGCAGGTCCTGAAGACGTTCACGCCGGAAGTGGACACCGGTGAGCAACTCGAGCTGATCGATCCGCCGAAGCAGCGGACGAAGATCAAGGATGAACAACTCCGCGCCGATGTCCTCGAAACAAAGCAGTTCCTCGAAGATCTCCTCAAGAAACTGAACTGA
- a CDS encoding c-type cytochrome, with translation MTLTVLLLLSATGTETALLLTGMITALAVLIVLLSLILPEEDRVILGAAYARMRQYLLTGSTGEVEEFDHQFDGIRELDNRIPPWFTTLFLATIVWGVVYLLDYHVFSSSPLMVAEYNAELAAADVQRRVFLASEGTIDENALAPIKDPEVLKHAAGEFQKYCVSCHGPTGGGIVGPNLTDQYWINGGGIKNVYTTIKMGVPAKGMISWQLVFTPKQIQEIASYVLSLEGTNPANAKKPEGTLYVPPADTTKAASDPTKAPV, from the coding sequence ATGACACTCACTGTACTTCTCCTGCTGTCCGCGACAGGCACAGAAACCGCGCTGCTGCTGACCGGCATGATCACCGCGCTCGCCGTGTTGATCGTCCTCCTCTCGCTCATCCTGCCCGAGGAGGACCGCGTGATCCTGGGTGCGGCCTATGCCCGGATGCGGCAGTACCTGCTCACGGGCAGCACCGGCGAGGTCGAGGAGTTCGACCACCAGTTCGATGGGATCCGTGAACTTGACAACCGCATTCCCCCGTGGTTCACGACGCTGTTCCTGGCAACCATTGTGTGGGGTGTCGTCTACCTGTTGGATTATCATGTGTTCTCGTCGTCGCCCCTGATGGTGGCCGAGTACAATGCGGAGCTGGCTGCCGCAGATGTCCAACGGCGGGTGTTCCTCGCATCAGAAGGGACCATCGATGAGAATGCCCTGGCCCCGATCAAGGACCCCGAGGTCCTGAAGCATGCCGCCGGGGAGTTTCAGAAGTACTGCGTCTCCTGTCACGGCCCCACCGGCGGAGGTATCGTCGGACCGAACCTCACCGACCAGTACTGGATCAATGGGGGCGGGATCAAGAATGTCTACACGACGATCAAGATGGGCGTCCCTGCCAAAGGGATGATCAGCTGGCAACTGGTGTTCACGCCGAAGCAGATCCAGGAGATCGCCAGTTACGTGCTTTCGTTGGAGGGGACGAATCCCGCCAACGCAAAGAAGCCGGAAGGCACCCTCTATGTGCCGCCGGCCGATACGACCAAAGCGGCATCTGATCCCACCAAAGCTCCCGTATGA